A DNA window from Agrobacterium vaccinii contains the following coding sequences:
- a CDS encoding sugar ABC transporter substrate-binding protein has product MRLLFASSLLAASTVAVLSTPAAADPMADAKAIIEQHRAMPVFTPPGEAFDAKACMADKKVLSIPISMTIPFNVELQKAMSDAAKEVGFTYTTWDNQLKIDQWVQGISQAITQKYDALDLAGGLNPEVLGPQLGEARAAGLKISTTHFYDVTQKAIPSVDYSGKVDFTSAGKLLAAWAYVQTEGKPNVLVIGSSDVLPSIPFVESIKNELAALCPDCKVKHLDVPVSEWATKIQSGTQSALLADPSINYILPIYDSMSQFVIPAMRITGAEGSVKLASFNGTPFVLDMVRAGQVQMDIGESLGWAGYAAIDNIMRMLCGKPEVAKLNVPLLIFDESNIATAGTPANFNDGYGDAHLDGFRKLWMIK; this is encoded by the coding sequence ATGCGCCTGCTTTTTGCCAGTTCGTTGTTGGCCGCCTCAACTGTTGCGGTCCTTTCCACACCCGCCGCAGCAGATCCCATGGCCGATGCCAAGGCGATCATTGAGCAGCACCGGGCCATGCCGGTCTTTACGCCTCCGGGCGAGGCCTTCGACGCCAAGGCCTGCATGGCGGACAAGAAGGTGCTGTCTATCCCCATTTCCATGACGATCCCCTTCAATGTCGAGCTGCAAAAAGCGATGTCGGATGCGGCCAAGGAAGTTGGCTTCACCTACACGACCTGGGATAACCAGCTGAAAATCGACCAATGGGTTCAGGGCATCTCGCAGGCGATCACTCAGAAATATGACGCTCTCGACCTCGCCGGTGGTCTGAACCCCGAAGTTCTCGGGCCGCAACTGGGCGAAGCGCGTGCCGCCGGGCTTAAAATCTCAACGACGCATTTTTACGACGTAACGCAAAAGGCGATCCCGAGCGTCGACTATTCCGGCAAGGTGGATTTCACCAGTGCCGGAAAGCTTCTGGCCGCGTGGGCCTATGTGCAGACCGAGGGTAAGCCGAACGTTCTTGTCATCGGCTCGTCTGATGTCCTGCCATCCATTCCTTTCGTGGAATCGATCAAGAACGAATTGGCGGCGCTTTGCCCGGACTGCAAAGTCAAACATCTCGATGTTCCCGTTTCCGAATGGGCAACGAAGATTCAGTCCGGCACGCAATCGGCTCTGCTGGCCGATCCGTCGATCAACTACATCCTGCCGATCTACGATTCCATGTCGCAGTTCGTCATTCCAGCCATGCGCATCACCGGTGCGGAAGGCAGCGTCAAGCTTGCCAGCTTCAACGGCACACCTTTCGTTTTGGATATGGTTCGTGCAGGCCAGGTACAAATGGATATTGGCGAAAGCCTTGGCTGGGCTGGTTATGCCGCCATCGACAACATCATGCGCATGCTGTGCGGTAAGCCGGAAGTGGCAAAACTGAACGTGCCACTGCTGATTTTCGATGAAAGCAATATCGCCACTGCCGGTACGCCTGCCAACTTTAATGATGGCTATGGCGATGCCCATCTCGATGGCTTCCGCAAACTCTGGATGATCAAGTAA
- a CDS encoding sugar ABC transporter ATP-binding protein, translating to MTDNAVLTMKKIRMRFGSYDALKGVSLSIQRGEVFGLLGQNGSGKSTMIKVLAGFHQPEPASEVILWGQKMPLPLDPMEIKKRGVAFVHQHLGLVPSLTVLENMRVTALGQKTPWFVNWKKEAASIAKLFAEFDLSIDPFQTVANLPPVERAFVAIIRAFEDLRASDAGYGGEGILVLDEPTPFLPAEDVQRLFALIRSIVKTGASVVIVTHDIDEVRDITDRVAVLRDGELIGILDTRSSERQSILDTIVGSRIDAFEKTRMANGGVPAAVTVRGLTDGSTVPFDFDIREGETLGITGLIGSGFAALPYLLYGARRGSGTVTVGGNAAKIGSMTPLTAQQMGIAFLPGDRLGAAGIGSLSVTDNITLPVLDSLLKPHGLDRPAMTREAARLAQIYDVRPQNPHLPLGSLSGGNQQKVLLAKWLQIKPKLLMLDEPTQGVDFGARQQIFKALDRAASDGTAILCASTDNEQLEQICDRIIVFSRGRPVIELKGSEISRKVITEACFHSHEAEAAE from the coding sequence ATGACCGATAACGCCGTGCTTACCATGAAAAAGATCCGAATGCGGTTCGGCAGTTATGACGCACTGAAAGGCGTGTCGCTGTCGATCCAGCGCGGCGAAGTGTTCGGGCTTCTCGGCCAGAACGGTTCCGGCAAATCCACCATGATCAAGGTTCTGGCAGGCTTCCATCAGCCCGAGCCCGCTAGCGAGGTCATTCTCTGGGGCCAGAAAATGCCGCTGCCGCTTGATCCGATGGAGATCAAGAAGCGCGGCGTGGCATTCGTCCACCAGCACCTCGGCCTCGTGCCATCGCTCACCGTGCTGGAAAATATGCGCGTCACAGCGCTTGGCCAGAAAACACCCTGGTTCGTCAACTGGAAAAAAGAAGCCGCGTCCATCGCTAAGCTATTTGCGGAATTCGATCTGTCGATAGACCCCTTCCAGACGGTGGCGAACTTGCCACCGGTGGAGCGCGCCTTCGTCGCAATCATCCGCGCCTTCGAGGACCTTCGGGCATCGGATGCAGGCTATGGTGGTGAGGGCATATTGGTTCTGGATGAGCCGACGCCCTTTCTTCCGGCAGAGGACGTGCAGCGGCTGTTTGCCCTTATTCGCTCCATCGTCAAAACAGGCGCTTCTGTGGTCATCGTCACCCACGACATTGACGAGGTGCGCGATATTACCGACCGGGTGGCCGTGCTGCGGGATGGTGAGCTTATCGGCATTCTCGACACCCGCAGTTCGGAACGGCAATCCATTCTCGACACGATTGTCGGTTCGCGCATCGATGCTTTCGAAAAAACGCGCATGGCAAACGGTGGCGTGCCAGCGGCAGTCACCGTGCGCGGATTGACGGATGGGTCAACAGTACCGTTCGATTTCGACATTCGCGAGGGCGAAACGCTTGGAATCACCGGCCTCATCGGCTCCGGCTTTGCGGCCCTGCCCTATCTGCTCTATGGCGCAAGGCGCGGCAGCGGCACCGTCACCGTGGGCGGAAACGCCGCAAAGATCGGCTCCATGACCCCGCTGACCGCACAGCAAATGGGCATTGCCTTCCTGCCCGGCGACCGCTTAGGCGCTGCTGGCATTGGCTCGCTGTCCGTTACCGACAATATCACGCTTCCCGTTCTGGACAGCCTGCTGAAACCCCATGGGCTCGACCGGCCAGCCATGACCCGCGAGGCAGCTCGTCTGGCACAAATCTATGACGTCAGACCACAAAACCCGCATCTGCCACTCGGGTCTTTGTCCGGCGGCAACCAGCAGAAAGTTCTGCTGGCCAAATGGCTGCAGATCAAGCCGAAGCTGCTAATGCTGGACGAGCCGACCCAAGGCGTCGATTTCGGCGCGCGTCAGCAAATCTTCAAAGCGCTGGACCGGGCGGCGTCAGACGGCACGGCCATTCTCTGTGCCTCGACCGACAACGAACAACTCGAACAGATCTGCGACCGCATCATCGTCTTTTCACGCGGCCGCCCCGTCATCGAACTCAAAGGCTCCGAAATCAGCCGCAAGGTGATCACCGAAGCCTGTTTCCACAGCCATGAAGCGGAGGCCGCAGAATGA
- a CDS encoding MFS transporter, producing the protein MSDLVAEEAPQTHRASSLAQTLIAATLIQIVATASVLALTAIAPTVAADMDIGAYWIGYQISLIYASGMFSSAVAGTLVQRFGPIRIEQIALICFVIGFAGIATANITLIILASLLIGIGYGLNNPASSEMLSRVTPQNRRNIVFSLKQSGVPLGGILASFAFPFLSRYVDWHVALLIGAAAPLLTMGLLAMTHAAEPKIEKKVPSMWRGLIDEQSTIWRNPRLRALSYLGFAYSAMQLSVSAFAVVTLVHDAGWSLLAAGSVAAAMQFAGAFGRIFWGVVADRIGGGYVTLSLLGLLGGLGYVLLYWLPGLPVIAQVALFIAMGAVTIGWNGVLLAEVAHNAPEGRVGAITGGVLVYTFIGVIVGPSSFASLYALTGHYGTSFLIFSLFGFAGMIIAWRARRTGRRTEPHMYRHKTQ; encoded by the coding sequence ATGTCGGACTTAGTCGCCGAAGAGGCCCCACAAACGCACCGCGCCTCCTCCCTCGCTCAGACGCTGATAGCAGCAACCCTCATCCAGATCGTGGCAACGGCAAGCGTGCTGGCGCTGACGGCAATTGCCCCCACCGTGGCGGCAGATATGGACATCGGCGCCTACTGGATCGGCTATCAGATCAGCCTGATCTATGCGTCTGGCATGTTTTCCTCGGCTGTTGCGGGAACGCTGGTGCAGCGCTTCGGCCCCATCCGCATCGAACAGATAGCCTTGATCTGTTTCGTCATAGGCTTTGCAGGTATTGCCACAGCCAATATCACGCTGATCATTCTGGCTTCGCTTCTGATCGGCATCGGCTACGGGCTGAACAACCCGGCTTCGTCGGAAATGCTGAGCCGGGTTACACCGCAAAACCGGCGCAACATCGTCTTTTCATTGAAACAGTCCGGCGTTCCGCTGGGCGGCATTCTGGCAAGCTTCGCCTTTCCGTTTCTGTCGCGTTATGTCGATTGGCATGTGGCCCTGCTTATCGGAGCAGCCGCTCCGCTTTTGACTATGGGTTTGTTGGCCATGACACATGCGGCAGAACCCAAGATCGAGAAAAAGGTGCCATCCATGTGGCGCGGCTTGATCGATGAACAATCGACTATCTGGCGCAACCCGCGCCTGCGGGCGCTCAGTTACCTGGGCTTTGCTTATTCGGCCATGCAATTGTCTGTCTCGGCCTTTGCCGTGGTCACGCTTGTGCACGATGCCGGCTGGTCCCTACTGGCGGCAGGCTCGGTCGCTGCGGCCATGCAGTTTGCGGGCGCGTTCGGCCGCATATTCTGGGGCGTGGTTGCAGACCGTATAGGCGGCGGTTACGTGACCTTGTCGCTCCTCGGTCTGTTGGGCGGGCTGGGATATGTCTTGCTCTATTGGTTGCCGGGCCTCCCCGTAATAGCACAAGTGGCGCTTTTCATTGCGATGGGAGCGGTCACCATCGGCTGGAATGGCGTGCTTCTTGCCGAAGTGGCCCACAACGCCCCTGAAGGCAGGGTGGGCGCGATCACTGGCGGCGTCTTGGTCTATACCTTTATCGGTGTCATTGTTGGCCCGTCTTCTTTTGCCAGCCTTTACGCGCTGACCGGACATTATGGCACAAGCTTCCTGATCTTTTCCCTATTCGGCTTTGCAGGCATGATCATCGCGTGGCGAGCGCGCCGTACAGGCCGCCGAACAGAGCCTCATATGTACCGACATAAGACGCAGTGA
- a CDS encoding ABC transporter permease, with protein sequence MTTLDMPTTKAITAPKSRFTLKTEGERFALVGAWLLLIVIFGALMPDSFLSWRSFSTLFGSQAILVVLTLAIIIPLTSGDFDLSGASTLTMSCMLIAVLNVKLGWPIVPVILIALLSGIVIGAVNAFFVLYFRIHSLIVTLGVGTFVNGLILWVSNSQTISGVSMGLVEWVIINRLFGIPLAFFYAMILAAILWYALEFTIAGRKLLFVGRGREVSRLNGINVDRVRATSFILSGLISAFAGMLYAGMTGSADPLSGLNLLLPAFAAAFLGATTISPGRFNAFGAVIAVYFLVTGITGLTMLGADAYVQNLFYGGALVIAVSLSQLVRNRQPQDFS encoded by the coding sequence ATGACGACGCTCGACATGCCCACGACAAAGGCGATCACAGCGCCCAAGAGCCGGTTCACGCTGAAGACCGAAGGCGAACGTTTTGCCTTGGTGGGGGCATGGCTGCTTTTGATCGTGATTTTTGGCGCGCTGATGCCGGATTCGTTTCTGAGCTGGCGGAGCTTCTCTACCCTTTTCGGTTCTCAGGCCATTCTGGTGGTGTTGACTCTGGCCATCATCATTCCGCTCACATCAGGCGATTTCGATCTATCGGGCGCGTCGACACTGACGATGAGCTGCATGCTGATCGCCGTTCTCAATGTGAAATTAGGCTGGCCTATCGTACCGGTGATCCTGATTGCACTCCTGAGCGGCATCGTCATCGGTGCGGTCAATGCTTTCTTCGTTCTCTACTTCCGCATCCATTCGTTGATCGTAACGCTGGGCGTCGGCACATTCGTCAACGGGCTGATCCTGTGGGTCAGTAATTCACAAACGATCTCCGGCGTATCCATGGGGCTTGTGGAGTGGGTGATCATCAACCGGCTGTTCGGCATTCCGCTCGCCTTTTTCTATGCCATGATCCTCGCCGCCATCCTCTGGTATGCGCTTGAATTCACCATTGCGGGCCGCAAACTGCTTTTCGTCGGGCGCGGTCGCGAAGTCTCCCGGCTGAACGGCATCAATGTGGACCGCGTCCGCGCCACATCCTTCATACTCTCCGGCCTGATCTCGGCCTTTGCCGGCATGCTTTATGCCGGCATGACGGGCTCAGCCGATCCGCTATCAGGCCTCAATCTCCTGCTTCCCGCCTTCGCCGCAGCCTTTCTGGGTGCGACGACGATCTCGCCCGGACGGTTCAACGCCTTTGGTGCCGTCATCGCCGTCTATTTCCTCGTTACCGGCATCACGGGCCTGACGATGCTGGGTGCGGACGCCTATGTGCAAAACCTGTTCTACGGCGGCGCGTTGGTCATCGCCGTGTCGCTGAGCCAGCTAGTGCGCAACCGCCAACCGCAGGATTTCAGCTGA
- a CDS encoding amidase, protein MSLDNPISLKQAADAIRTGKISSVEMTQAALTRAKSSHERLNAFIEIEEGPALEAAKAADAMLASGQTIGPLHGVPLAHKDMYDRAGFITGCGSKIRAGHIAASTSTVMERLQSAGSLSMGRLNMSEFAMGPTGHNFHHGRALNPIEAERITGGSSSGSGSAVGGGVVLAALGSDTGGSIRLPAACCGVVGIKPTQGRVSRHGVMPLSFSQDCVGPLARSVEDAYLMLQLISGPDDRDTTCMDVEKPGSLLTDLSSLRIGIAGGLFAEGLEIDVAHGIETAITALKPDVASIAKASIPDLSSMAELANAVAMAEAGAVHFDWMRERPEDYGPQIRMRLSQSLAIPGPIYLRALQIRSVMLREFLATAFAEADVLITPTMPFLPPLSSEVDVGTSPTMNAVVSAMTSFTRPFSYLGLPVVTVPVSASAGGLPVALQIVARPWREDLGASVALRLEQALALPAFNDMSMARSAA, encoded by the coding sequence ATGAGCCTCGACAACCCCATCTCGCTGAAACAGGCGGCGGACGCGATCCGCACTGGCAAGATCAGTTCGGTCGAAATGACACAAGCCGCGCTCACACGGGCAAAATCCAGTCATGAGCGCCTGAATGCTTTCATCGAAATCGAGGAAGGCCCCGCGCTCGAAGCGGCAAAAGCCGCCGACGCCATGCTGGCATCCGGCCAAACCATCGGCCCGCTGCACGGCGTGCCGCTTGCCCACAAGGATATGTATGATCGCGCCGGTTTCATAACGGGTTGCGGCTCGAAAATTCGTGCCGGACACATCGCCGCCTCCACCTCAACCGTGATGGAACGCCTGCAATCTGCAGGTTCGCTTTCGATGGGGCGGTTGAACATGAGCGAGTTTGCCATGGGTCCGACCGGGCACAATTTTCACCATGGGCGAGCGTTGAACCCGATAGAGGCGGAGCGTATCACGGGCGGCTCGTCATCCGGCTCAGGCTCCGCCGTGGGTGGCGGCGTGGTGCTGGCAGCACTCGGCTCCGACACTGGTGGATCGATCCGCTTGCCCGCAGCCTGCTGCGGCGTGGTCGGCATCAAGCCGACCCAAGGCCGCGTCAGTCGCCACGGCGTCATGCCGCTGTCGTTTTCGCAAGATTGTGTCGGGCCGCTGGCACGTTCGGTCGAAGACGCCTACCTAATGTTGCAGCTGATTTCCGGGCCGGATGACCGCGACACGACCTGTATGGATGTCGAAAAGCCCGGCAGTCTTCTCACCGATCTGTCGTCGCTGCGTATTGGCATCGCAGGCGGTCTGTTTGCCGAAGGGCTGGAAATCGATGTCGCGCACGGCATCGAAACAGCCATCACGGCACTCAAGCCGGATGTCGCCAGTATCGCGAAGGCTTCCATCCCGGATCTTTCGTCCATGGCCGAACTCGCCAATGCTGTGGCGATGGCGGAAGCGGGTGCGGTGCATTTCGACTGGATGCGTGAGCGACCGGAAGATTACGGCCCGCAAATCCGTATGAGACTATCGCAATCCCTGGCGATACCGGGACCGATCTACCTGCGCGCGTTGCAAATACGCTCGGTGATGCTGAGGGAGTTTCTCGCGACAGCCTTTGCCGAGGCAGATGTGCTGATTACGCCCACCATGCCCTTCCTTCCACCACTGTCATCCGAGGTGGATGTCGGCACCAGCCCAACAATGAACGCAGTGGTCAGCGCGATGACATCGTTCACACGCCCCTTCAGTTATCTCGGCCTGCCGGTGGTGACCGTGCCGGTTTCAGCGTCTGCCGGGGGCCTACCTGTCGCGCTACAGATCGTCGCCCGACCATGGCGTGAAGACCTTGGGGCAAGTGTTGCCTTGCGACTGGAACAAGCGCTTGCCCTTCCCGCATTCAACGACATGTCCATGGCCAGATCAGCGGCATGA
- a CDS encoding flavin reductase, which produces MPNLSTPVEAIADVSQQAFRDAMAKMGAAVNIITTDGPAGKAGFAATAVCSVTDSPATILVCLNRTASVFNAVMENKTICVNVLTAEHEKLSSLFGGKTPVEERFAAASWHYGATGAPILEDAMVSFDCAITSTQNVGTHCVLFCSVKEIHESGADAALIYYKRAYHRVGE; this is translated from the coding sequence ATGCCAAATCTCTCAACACCCGTCGAGGCGATTGCAGATGTGAGCCAGCAGGCGTTTCGCGATGCCATGGCCAAGATGGGCGCAGCCGTCAACATCATCACCACGGATGGGCCAGCCGGAAAGGCGGGCTTTGCGGCGACCGCCGTTTGCAGCGTGACGGACAGCCCGGCAACCATTCTCGTTTGCCTGAACCGCACGGCGTCGGTTTTCAACGCGGTGATGGAAAACAAGACGATTTGCGTCAATGTGCTGACCGCAGAGCACGAAAAACTGTCCTCTTTGTTTGGTGGCAAGACACCTGTTGAAGAACGCTTTGCAGCCGCCAGCTGGCATTATGGAGCGACCGGCGCTCCGATTCTGGAGGACGCCATGGTGTCCTTCGACTGCGCTATCACCAGCACGCAGAATGTCGGCACACATTGCGTGCTGTTTTGTTCAGTCAAGGAAATCCATGAAAGTGGTGCCGATGCGGCGCTGATTTATTACAAGCGTGCCTATCACCGTGTCGGCGAATGA